CGCACACTTCGCACTGGAGCTGCCGATCCAGGTGATCTGTGAACTGTTCGGTGTCTCGCAGGCCGAACGCCCCCTGCTCAGGCACGGGCTCAGTGAGTCCTTCCGCACCTCTGCCACGGCCGATGAGGTCCGTGCGGCCCAGGAGAGCCTGCACCAGGTGCTCGCCGAACTCGTGGCGGCCAAACGCCTGGCGCCGGCCGACGACCTCGCGTCCGCCCTCGTCTGGACCCGGGAGACCGACGGCGCACGGCTGACCGAGCAGGAGCTGGTCGACACCCTGCTGCTGATGATCGGCGCGGGGCACGAAACGACCGTGAACCTGCTGGGGAACGCCATCGTGGAACTCTTGTCCCATCCAGAGCAGCTGGAGCAGGTCAGCAACGGCGCCACCGGGTGGGACGCCGTGATCGAAGAGACCCTCAGGGCACGTGGCCCCGCGGCCTACGTGCCGCTGAGGTTCGCCGTGCGGGACATCGACCTGGGGGAGCACGTCGTCATCCGCCAGGGCGATCCGGTGCTCATCTCCTTCGCCGCGGCCGGCCTCGATCCGCAGCAGCACGGCCCGGACGCACACGAGTTCAAGGCCGACCGCCCGAACCGCCACGACCACCTGGCCTTCGGGCACGGCGTGCACCACTGCCCCGGGGCCTCGCTCGCGAGGCTGGAGGCGGCGGTGGCCCTGCCCGCGTTGTTCGCCCGCTTTCCCCGGATGCGCCTGGCGCGCGCGGTCCAAGATCTCGATCCGACGCCGTCCTTCATCACCAACGGTTTCCGCGAGATCCCCATACTGCTGGACCCGGAGAGCGCCCGGTGATTGTCGTGACGGGTGCCACGGGCACCGTAGGGGGCCACGTGGCGCGCCTTCTGTGCGCCGATCACCCCACAAGACTGCTGGGCCGCTCCCTCTCCCGGCTGCGCGCAGTGGTACCCGCCGCCGACGTCGTCACCGCCGATTTCGCCGACCAGAGCTCGCTGGAGCGCGCCCTGGAGGGCGCCCGGGCCCTGTTCGCGGTCACTGCGAACCCGTTGGAGCCCGCCCACGACGCACATCTGCTCGCGGCCGCCCGCACGGCAGGCGTTCAGCACGTGGTGAAACTCTCCGCGCTCGCGGTCACCGACGACCGGGCCGACGACCTGATCACCAACTGGCAGCGCGAGAACGAGGACCGGGTCCGTGCCAGCGGCCTTGCCTGGACGCTGCTCCGTCCTCGCTCCTTCATGTCCAACACCCTCTCCTGGGCCCGCTCGGTCCGCGCCCACCACACCGTCGCGACGCCACAGCCGCAGTCCCGCAACGCATCGGTCGATCCCCGCGACGTCGCCGAAGCCGCCGTCATCGCCCTCACCACTGCCGGTCACGAGCAGCAGGAGTACGCCCTCACCGGCCCTCAAGCGATCTCGCCTGCCGAGCAGTGCGAGCACCTCGCCCAGGTCCTGGCACGTCCCGTGCGCTGTGTCGAGATCTCTTTGGAGCGTGCCTACACCGCCTGGGCACAGCACTACCCCCAGCCCATCGCGCGGGCCCTGCTGGACAGCGCCCGCCGCCAGGGTGATGGGGCCAAGCAAGGTGTGGACCCCACCCTTGCCAGACTTCTGGGGCGCCCGGCCACCACGTACCGGGCCTGGGCCACAGATCACGCACATCGCTTCAGCTGACTGCCCGGGCCAGGGCCCGGGACATCGAAAGGGGGGCGGACGTGCTGACACGGCACGCCGAAGTGGTGATTGTCGGAGGGGGCCCGGTCGGCATGTTGCTGGCCGCCGAACTGGGGGCGTACGGCGTCGAGGCCTGTGTCGTCGAGTCGAAGCCGCGGACGACCGACGAGCCCAGGGCAGGAACCCTGCACGCCCGGACTGTGCAGAGTCTGGCCCGCCGAGGCCTCATGCAGGTCCAAGCGGGCCGCGCGCAGCGTGCGGGCCACGATCGCGAACCGTTTCACTTCGCCGGTCTGCCGCATCTGAGCATCACCGCCCCGGCCACCGAACCTCCCATCCTGGTCAAGTGCCCCCAGGCTGATCTGGAAAGGCAGTTCGAGGCTGTCGCACAAAGCCGCGGTGTCACCGTCCTGCGTGACAGCCAGGCCGTGCGGATCGCCCAGGACCCGGACGGCGTCGAGGTGACGACGAAGAGTCCGCAAGGTCCTGGGCAGGTGCGCGCCGAGTACCTCATCGGGGCGGACGGCGCCCGCAGCACGGTGCGCGACCTGTGCGGGTTCGTCGCGAAAGTCCATCCCGCGACCGTCTCCGCCCTGATGGGGCAGGTGCGTCTGATGGACCCGGCGGCGCTGGCGCCGGGCTGGCAGCGCACCGAGCGCGGCTGGACCACCGCCAGGTTCGACGCGCACGGGTACGGCAGGCTGATGACGCTGGACTGCCGGGGCCCGCACCCCGACCGCGGCAGCCCGCTCACCGTCGAGGAACTGAGTCTGGAGGCCGCGCGGATCGTCGGCCACCCCGTCCCTCTGGCCGAACCTACGCACCTGTCCCGGTTCAACGACTTCTCCCGGCTGGTCGGCAACTACCGCCAGGGCAGGGTCTT
This Streptomyces sp. NBC_01283 DNA region includes the following protein-coding sequences:
- a CDS encoding cytochrome P450, coding for MATSVCPYAIDLTGSDLAGEAALLRGDGPACRVLLPGGVMAWAITRHDTAKRLLSDPAVSKDAFQHWPSLQEGRIDDAWPLHHWVTAKNMLSAYGGEHSRLRRLIAGAFTHRRSEALRPQVVQYTTTLLKSLAQRPGDEPVDLIAHFALELPIQVICELFGVSQAERPLLRHGLSESFRTSATADEVRAAQESLHQVLAELVAAKRLAPADDLASALVWTRETDGARLTEQELVDTLLLMIGAGHETTVNLLGNAIVELLSHPEQLEQVSNGATGWDAVIEETLRARGPAAYVPLRFAVRDIDLGEHVVIRQGDPVLISFAAAGLDPQQHGPDAHEFKADRPNRHDHLAFGHGVHHCPGASLARLEAAVALPALFARFPRMRLARAVQDLDPTPSFITNGFREIPILLDPESAR
- a CDS encoding NAD(P)H-binding protein; translated protein: MTGATGTVGGHVARLLCADHPTRLLGRSLSRLRAVVPAADVVTADFADQSSLERALEGARALFAVTANPLEPAHDAHLLAAARTAGVQHVVKLSALAVTDDRADDLITNWQRENEDRVRASGLAWTLLRPRSFMSNTLSWARSVRAHHTVATPQPQSRNASVDPRDVAEAAVIALTTAGHEQQEYALTGPQAISPAEQCEHLAQVLARPVRCVEISLERAYTAWAQHYPQPIARALLDSARRQGDGAKQGVDPTLARLLGRPATTYRAWATDHAHRFS
- a CDS encoding FAD-dependent monooxygenase yields the protein MLTRHAEVVIVGGGPVGMLLAAELGAYGVEACVVESKPRTTDEPRAGTLHARTVQSLARRGLMQVQAGRAQRAGHDREPFHFAGLPHLSITAPATEPPILVKCPQADLERQFEAVAQSRGVTVLRDSQAVRIAQDPDGVEVTTKSPQGPGQVRAEYLIGADGARSTVRDLCGFVAKVHPATVSALMGQVRLMDPAALAPGWQRTERGWTTARFDAHGYGRLMTLDCRGPHPDRGSPLTVEELSLEAARIVGHPVPLAEPTHLSRFNDFSRLVGNYRQGRVFLAGDSAHVHFPVGGQGLNTGLLDALNLGWKLAHTLRGTAGKDLLDTYDQERRPSGQRVLDNTRAQLALMRPDPQLDPLRALMADLLPLPDVGAYLGGMLSAQDTRYGDGDTARRDSGWRGRFLPNIALAGQQEADLVGLLARGRAVLLLSSGALRPPRPAQGWAHVLHTARAAGQLPSGITESAVIRPDGYVLWVSDDGDLGGVLRQWFGDPR